The proteins below are encoded in one region of Paenisporosarcina cavernae:
- a CDS encoding sulfite exporter TauE/SafE family protein, producing the protein MEIVGFLLIIFVATLLQTITGFGFSILATPLLLFLISPADAIQVNLILSFVLSLSVWRTLKREMNRDMLKRLIIGSLPGLPIGIVLFLVVNLVVFKLIIGFVLLFVTIFVLSPVTLHPSTKRDVGVGALAGAFTTSIGMPGPPILAYVTGAKMPKEQLRATTLAFYLFIYLVSFVMQAVVSGVHLSVWNHSLLALPVLFLGVVTGQKIFKRIPATVFNRVMYSLLIVTAGMLIFDALSEF; encoded by the coding sequence GTGGAAATAGTCGGTTTCCTTCTCATTATTTTTGTTGCGACGCTATTACAAACAATCACTGGTTTCGGGTTTTCCATCCTTGCGACTCCATTGTTACTCTTTCTAATTTCACCTGCAGATGCAATACAGGTAAATCTTATTTTGTCTTTCGTGCTATCTTTGTCCGTCTGGCGAACGCTGAAACGAGAGATGAATCGGGACATGTTAAAACGATTGATAATAGGAAGTCTTCCAGGATTACCAATTGGGATTGTGCTGTTTCTCGTCGTCAATTTGGTCGTGTTTAAACTAATTATTGGATTTGTTCTATTATTCGTAACCATCTTCGTCCTATCTCCTGTTACGCTGCACCCTTCAACTAAACGTGACGTAGGAGTTGGTGCTTTGGCAGGAGCTTTTACAACTAGTATTGGGATGCCTGGACCGCCAATTTTAGCTTATGTTACCGGTGCGAAGATGCCAAAGGAACAGCTACGTGCGACGACGCTTGCCTTTTATTTATTCATCTATCTTGTAAGTTTTGTGATGCAAGCTGTGGTGAGTGGCGTCCACTTATCCGTCTGGAACCATAGTTTACTCGCATTGCCTGTTTTATTCCTAGGCGTAGTTACAGGTCAGAAAATATTTAAACGAATTCCAGCGACAGTATTCAATCGTGTGATGTATAGCTTGTTAATCGTGACAGCAGGCATGTTAATCTTCGATGCACTCTCGGAATTTTAG
- a CDS encoding VOC family protein, whose protein sequence is MITSIGQIGIVAKDFARAVDFYETKLELPLIVNLGNLALFQCGDVRLLLSEPESAAFESASSVLYLNVENIEEAYEKYQEQGIEFTDTPHMVGKLGNTETWMVFFRDTEDNVLALMSEVLVA, encoded by the coding sequence ATGATTACATCGATTGGTCAAATCGGAATCGTTGCGAAGGATTTTGCGCGTGCTGTCGATTTTTATGAAACGAAACTAGAACTCCCGTTAATCGTCAATTTAGGAAACTTAGCACTCTTCCAATGCGGAGATGTTCGACTGCTACTAAGTGAACCAGAATCTGCTGCATTTGAAAGTGCTAGCTCTGTTTTGTATTTGAATGTAGAGAATATAGAAGAAGCGTATGAGAAGTATCAAGAGCAAGGAATCGAGTTTACGGACACTCCACATATGGTCGGGAAATTAGGGAATACTGAAACGTGGATGGTCTTTTTCCGCGACACAGAAGATAATGTACTCGCTCTCATGAGTGAGGTTCTCGTAGCATAG
- a CDS encoding YdeI/OmpD-associated family protein: MNSTKSLKEKLAFYKYNRKLVLHAPEAVDVLEGDSHDRSFEEGAYDLIVAFIYTIDEFKPLIAEITRRHAIADGGYVYVAYPKKNNKVYNMFIERDELYHPNYFDENGIVHGTKLKFSRMVSMDDIFTVVGMKVVSEKKRSSPTKNSQRVDDYLSFIPNIKTFLTNEPEVLAIYDNLTAGYQKDWARYIFSAKREETQDKRKNDMMEVLKAGYKTMDLYRRKK, from the coding sequence ATGAATTCCACGAAATCGTTAAAAGAAAAATTAGCATTTTACAAATACAACCGAAAACTCGTTTTACATGCACCCGAAGCGGTTGATGTGTTGGAGGGAGATTCGCATGATCGTTCGTTTGAAGAAGGGGCATACGATTTAATTGTTGCGTTTATCTACACGATCGATGAATTTAAACCGCTGATAGCGGAGATTACTCGACGTCATGCAATCGCAGATGGAGGGTATGTGTATGTTGCGTATCCCAAAAAGAATAACAAAGTATATAACATGTTCATCGAGCGAGACGAGTTATACCATCCAAACTATTTCGACGAGAATGGAATCGTTCACGGGACGAAGTTGAAGTTTTCTAGAATGGTGAGTATGGATGACATTTTTACGGTGGTGGGAATGAAAGTAGTGTCTGAAAAGAAGAGAAGCTCCCCTACCAAAAACTCGCAACGTGTAGATGATTATCTTTCGTTCATTCCTAACATCAAGACTTTTTTAACGAATGAACCAGAAGTCCTCGCGATTTACGATAACTTAACAGCTGGTTACCAAAAAGATTGGGCACGGTATATATTTAGTGCAAAACGTGAAGAGACTCAAGATAAACGAAAAAATGACATGATGGAAGTGTTGAAAGCGGGCTATAAAACGATGGATTTATATCGTCGAAAAAAGTAA